The DNA segment GGATGAAATGCTGAGACGCGTGGACGGTGAGAACCGTATCCAGACCCTGAAGGAGGAGCTGGAATTTCAGAAGAACATCTATTCTGAGGTCTCACACACATTTACCTGCAATGGGCAATCCTTCAATTGTCCCTTTCCATTAATAAGCAACAATATAGGATAAAAAACTCTTAACAAAatgaagtatttttatttttattttcttagagAATTGGTTAGTGAAAGGAGGTTCTTAGAAATGGTCCTTGATCTTGATGGTTGATTGGTCTGAGCTTGATGAATACAGTCAAAACAACAGTATTTGTTAAAATGTGAgaaaatggaatgagattatttagTTAGCTTCCTGTCATGCTATAGAAAGAGTTCAAATAATGCTTCTTGAGTGTCACAATTTTAAGCAATGTTGCATTTTTATAATGGGGGAAAATCATGTCATAATATGGTTGTGTGCAAAATGTGagacacattttaaatatgcttATTGCAGTTAAAATCAGTTAGTAACATAGTATTTACTACAATCAATtgaatataaattgtgagcagattttcaaaataatgacattgtttatgattttaattaataaatacagtCAAGAAGGACAAGGCCTCTGGGACAGcccaaaatcacaattttaacaAGCTACTTTTCATGCTAGGTTAATTTTATGTTAGACAATAATTTACAAAGCATGTGATGTGTGCTTCTAatgctttaaaagttttttaaaatgctttaaaaaaaaatgtactatatTTGTGGAATATGTACACTGTTTTGTGCTCATTCTTACATATAGGATCTTCAAAATTCATTGCTATCATACATTATTTCAGTTAATGATTCGACATAGGCCTGCAGGACTCTCTCTGATACTCTGATGTCTTTGCACAGGAGATCCGTGAATCTAAACGCAGGCACGAGTCACGTATGGTGGAGATAGATGCCAGCCGTCAGCAGGATTTAGAGAGTAAACTGTCGGAGGCTTTGACAGAACTCCGTGCCCAACACGAAGAGCAGCTTCGCATCTACAAAGAAGAGATTGAGAAGACCTACAACTCCAAGGTAACACAACAATCAAAGATAGAGCCATCAAATGTGGTGGATGTAGAAATGACTGGGATCTTCTATTTCTCTTTATCCCCCCCGGAGGCACcttgtcaaatgaatgaaatgccCCACCCTTTATACATATTTGCTGACTGTTTCGATGCCAGCAGTATTTGTTAAAAGTATAAAGTATTAAAGACGTACAGAATATCTGCCATTTTAATTGAATGCTGTTGTTGCATGCGTTTAGCTGGAGAATGCTCGTCAGTCGGCTGAGAGAAACAGTCACTTGGTGAGATCTGCCCATGAGGAACTGCAGCAGACACGTTTGAGGATGGAGGGTGTGACTTCTCAGCTCACACAACTGCAGAAACAGGtacgcacacatacatacattttaaatgtttgaagtATACAGCAGCACTGTTTTGAAATTTCTCATGCCTTCTTTTACTTCTGCACAGTTTTCTTCCCTAAGCTCAACCCCCTTGGTTATTGTTGCTTGCTCAGACAAACTTTACAGAACTTCTTATAGGAACTAATTGGAGATTTCCATTAATAGTGCAATTTTCAGTCAGATTTGCTCATTTTGTGGTGGGaatttaatggatattatttttaCGTGGACTGTGATAGGTATTCTTTCTGACTAAGAAAACTATTTAAATTCAGAATTCTGATTGGTCCTTTGGTTCTTACATCTATTTGCCCATGTAAATGCATGTTTCATTTGAAACACGCAATCTCTCCCCCTTTCTCTTTTTGTATCTGTATGTCCAATTTTTTTCTAACTATCATTTTGCCTGAAAATTTagtataattattttgttaccttacaagtattgttttattttgaaatgcaaataaaatgtatCTCTACTCTTAcagagaatacaaaaaaaaaaaaaataaccataaaCTTTGCATATCCTTATAAGAATGTGCTTACACACTAAGTCTCTCTCATAACATTCATTtcctttaattaaatgtaatgattGTGCCGTTGTATGTTAGTTGGCTGCTCGAGAGGCCAAGATCCGCGAGCTGGAGGAGGCCCTGTCCAGAGAGAGGGACATCATGCGCCGTCGTCTGGATGAGAAGGAGAAAGAGATGGCTGAAATGAGACAACGCATGCAGCAGCAACTGGATGAGTACCAGGAGCTCCTGGACATCAAGCTCGCGCTCGACATGGAGATTAATGCCTACAGAAAACTTCTGGAAGGCGAGGAGGAGAGGTAAAAAATGAGATTTAACTAACCTTGCATGAACGATACAGGGAATAAACAAAGAATAGTGTTCCTTCGCATTGACATTTAAAATGTGAGAATTTTAAAATAGTTATTTCTAGGCCTAGAAAATCAGCTAGTaattacaaattactaattacaaaTGATGGGAAAGTCTTGAAAATGAATTGATCAAATGGTGTGGAAACCctgaaataaatataataaaactaaaataagcaataataaaaacaaaaaaagtataaaaagagGAGATTATGCTACTTGCTGTATCATCGACAAGCAGATCGCTTATACAACTGCATAATTACATGGAGAATATAATCTTTCCTCTCTTGCATAGGCTGCGTCTCTCTCCTAGTCCGCCTCCTGTGCGTAGTGTGACAGTGACCCGCTCCTCTGGTTCCGGTACTCACGCTCACACACGTGTGGTCCAGAGCAGCTCCAGTCGCACACCTTCTGGCAGCGCTAAAAAGCGCCGTATGAACGATAACGACAGTGATGCCTCCAGTGTGGTCGGTGGAACTGTCACACGCACACGCGTTTCCCAGCAGGCCTCTGCTAGTGGCCGGGTGACCGTGGATGAAGTGGACATGGAGGGCAAATATGTCCGGCTCAGTAACAAGTCTGACCAGGTTAGAAAAGACAGACAACCGCTGATAGAAAGGTTTTGGTGAGAACcaataaattgtttttgtttttcaactaTGGAaacttttatgtcccaggggtttAATTTTTATTCTAACTGATTTCGACTTTGTTATATGAAGAGTAACATTTTTTGAAGggtaactttattttttttttaccatgccttcgtttattgttttgattttttgtcCTTTGTACCTTTTATTTAGTGTTTTACCAGTGTCCCAGAATCACactttcaatcttaaaatatgaaaatgcatcataaaaatatgaagtattaaaatttaaaactatgataatctaaacaaagagtgagatTAACCTATCACTTCTCATTTACGAGATTGTTAACagattatttttgttgtgtgtcattTCCAATAAAGATtcgaaaaatataatttcattttgtgtgtttaggatacataaaatgctaactttgaaattagccttagcaaggcAATGGATTTtgccattttattccaaaaacatATAAGATATATTTTCCATCACTGTCATGTCCTTCACAAAATGCTATCAAATACaatacataatttcagatgtggtggaaattacatttgttgGTTCATAAAAAAATTTGGTTCAGAAAATAGGAGAGAAATTACAGAATTCTCCTCTGATTCATGTATTTCCACTATTGGACTATTGGCAAATTAAATAATCTAGTGATAAAAGTGTATTTTAAGACAGTTCATGCTCTAAAAGTTATCAGGGCCAAAAGTGTCCATGGTTAAAGATACACCCAAATACTAATGGAACATGATAAATCAACTTTGTTTATTAAATGAATCTTCTTCCTCTACTCAGGATCAAACTTTGGGACATTGGCAGGTGAAGAGGCAGATTGGTTCCGGCACTCCCATTATCTACAAGTTCCCACCAAAATTTATCCTCAAGGCTGGGCAGATTGTCACAGTACGTAATGATTTACATACGCAACAGTCACGTTTCATAAGTATTTAAACTCCTGACACACTCCAGagcttctctctgtctctgtgctgTCAGATCTGGTCCGCAGGAGCCGGTGGAACCCACAACCCTCCCTCTGATCTGGTGTGGAAGACTCAGAACTCATGGGGAAGTGGAGATCTGTTCCAGACCACCCTCATCAGTTCCAGTGGGGAGGTGGGATAATGTGATGTTCATATTGAATTCATCAACAGTTTACTGAATAGAGTTTAATTTGATCTGAGGCAGAGGTGACTAATTTTTTCCATCTTTGTTTCTCCAGGAAATGGCCATGAGGAAGGTCACACGTACTCTATAccaggatgatgaagatgatgacatGGTACAGAGTTATTTGCATTTCATTATCTTTTTTTGcataatatatttacattttgcaaGATTCGTGAAAACATGGGTCCTTAAAGACCTCTTGAAAGTGCTTGACAAGCTTGGATTTCTGTCCTGTGTTTTGGGCAGGACATATTAAATggcttgtctttttattttaattttaaaatagccaataggctttagttacacCACAGCCATGAATCATGTTTTGCTTCTTGCAGGTCAGGTGCAGGGGGAGGGACATGCTCTTTTAAGAGAGCATTTTTGATTGGACATAAATCTGTATATTgcaagatatacaggtgcatttcaataaattagaatgtcgtggaaaagttcatttatttcagtaattcaactcaaattgtgaaacttgtgtattaaataaattcaatgcacacagactgaagtagtttaagtctttggttcttttaattgtgatgattttggctcacatttaacaaaaacccaccaattcactatctcaaaaaattagaatacatcataagaccaataaaaaacaattttttagtgaattgttggccttctggaaagtatgttcatttactgtatatgtactcaatacttggtaggggctccttttgctttaattactgcctcaatttggcgtggcatggaggtgatcagtttgtggcactgctgaggtggtatggaagcccaggtttctttgacagtggccttcagctcatctgcattttttggtctcttgtttctcattttcctcttgacaataccccatagattctctatggggttcaggtctggtgagtttgctggccagtcaagcacaccaacaccatggtcatttaaccaacttttggtgcttttggcagtgtgggcaggtgccaaatcctgctggaaaatgaaatcagcatctttaaaaagctggtcagcagaaggaagcatgaagtgctccaacatttcttggtaaatgggtgcagtgactttggttttcaaaaaacacaatggaccaacaccagcagatgacattgcaccccaaatcatcacagactgtggaaacttaacactggacttcaagcaacttgggctatgagcttcttcacccttcctccagactctaggaccttggtttccaaatgaaatacaaaacttgctctcatctgaaaagaggactttggaccactgggcaacagtccagttcttcttctccttagcccagataagacgcctctgacattgtctgtggttcaggagtggcttaacaagaggaatacgacaactgtagccaaattccttgacacgtctgtgtgtggtggctcttgatgccttgaccccagcctcagtccattccttgtgaagttcacccaaattcttgaatcaattttgcttgacaatcctcataaggctgcggttctcttggttggttgtgcatctttttcttccacactttttccttccactcaactttctgttaatgtgcttggatacagcactctgtgaacagccagcttctttggcaatgaatgtttgtggcttaccctccttgtgaagtgtgtcaattattgtcttctggacaaactgtcagatcagcagtcttccccatgattgtgtagcctagtgaaccaaacttagagaccattttgaaggctcaggaaacctttgcaggtgttttgagttgattagctgattggcatgtcaccatattctaattttttgagatagtgaattggtgggtttttgttaaatgtgagccaaaatcatcactattaaaagaaccaaagacttaaactacttcagtctgtgtgcactgaatttatttaatacacaagtttcacagtttgagttgaattactgaaataaatgaacttttccacgacattctaatttattgagatgcacctgtatatttttgtccgtttcccagaagagaaagatgtTTATTTCAGTACATTAATGTAAATTTGAAAAACATATATctgttaaaagttaattttgtcaatggGGTACACCAGCATATAAATGGCCTCACAGCAAAcgttttgatttcatgggatctttaacaTTCATCTTTAACATTCTGATTAATTCCTAGATCTTATGTGTATGACTCCTGCTAACTCTGTATCTTCTTTAAAGAACTTGTTTATTATGATAGTGGTCATAATCAGGGGCTTAActagagggagggcagggtgggcagccaCCCTAAGGCTGGGATAAGAGGGGGCCCGCAACGGTCGAccaaaagaaaccataaaaatgacagCGGGCCCGAGGGGTGATGGAAAATGACCAAGGCCCCTCTTGGAGTGGCCCTGACAGTTTCTTTGCACTGGGGTCTGTAGGATCCATGTTACGCCACTGGTCATAATGGTATTTCTTTACCCAGCTTTACCCAGTGGTATTTATTCGGGTGTAGTCTATCCGCAATGAATCATCGCACTAAAATAAATGTAGACATGCCAGCGCAGACTTCATCTATTGTAAGATCCATTACCATTCTTGGTCTTAGTTGTCTCTCATGTTCACTGCTTACTGTCTCTCCCTGCAGGCCGCCCATAGCACATGTGGAGATAGTGAGTACAACCTCCGCAGCCGCACGGTGGTCTGTGGCTCGTGTGGCCAGCCGTCAGATAGAAACAGCGGCTGCGTGACGGCCAGCTCAGGAGTGTCGAGTGCGTCACGCTCGTTCAGTAGTGGAGGGGGGCTGCCTGAATCTTTTGTGTCTCCTTCACACTTTATCATGGGCAACGATAAACCTAGACAGGTTTGGAATTGTTCATTCAGTTTTTAGAAACATTTGCAcaataattttactttttttagttCTGAAATAATtgcttgctttaaaaaaaaaaattattattactgatttattgtaaaaaaaagaaaaaaaaaagaaaatgtgattaaaaatattTACTACAAGGAATACCTTTTTTGCTACTTTGATTCATCAGAATTTTTTATAAATGCTTTTTATTCTTTGCTTTAGATtgtaagtaattatttatttaattaaattttgattttgattattgttttttaaataatttacctTTAATCTAATATTTATTAATCAATCTAATTAAGTCAATTAATTAGTAAAtagaattataattaataataataattagttaaaatataatacaattattaaaatgttttgtgcGGAATTTCATAATGTCTTGATATTGTTAATTAACTAAGTATTCAGCTactttattggtaacactttgcgataagtttccattcgttaacattagttaaccttAGTTAACACAAACTAATAATGAATTATAGATTTAcaccacttattaatcttggttgatgtAAATTGCAACATCTAGTAATACACTTTTAaagtcaaaagttgtatttgttaacattagttaatgcactatgaactaacatgaacttacaatgaacaattgtatttttattaactaactttaacaaagattaataaatgctgtaaaaatatattgttcattgttagttcatgatacctaattcattaactaattttaaaggaatagttcatccaaaaatgaaaattctctcatcatttactcaccctcataccatcccagatgtgtatgactttctgctaAACTCAAACTAATATTTTTAAGAGACCATTttagctgtgtaggtccatacagtgcaagtgaattggtgccaaaattttgactatccaaaataataataatccatatcttcagaagtgatatgataggtgtgggtgagaaccagaAACCTTTTTGGctagaaattattctccctgccctatagggggtgatatgcagaatatgaattaccaaaaacataagaagaagaatgtgaaagttaaagtggagattgactgagcagggaggagaatttatagtaaaaaaaaggactcaaaaatgtatctgtttctcacccacacctttcatattgcttttgaagacatggatttaaccagtggtctcttaaggattacttttatgctgacttttatgatttttggagcttcaaaattttggcacccattcacttgcattgtatggaccaaaagagctgagaaattcttctaaaaatcttcatctgagttcagcagatgaaagaaattcatagacacctgggatggcataagagtgtgtaaatgatgagagaattttcatttttgggtgaaccattcctttaaagaatGGAATaaagccttattgtaaagtgttaccacttaattctttgttttgcattgtttcttttgttttctttttcattttagattgtttaaaaaaaataataatataaagagCAGTGTTCAGCAGTCTTACTAAATTGACTTTACAattgtctctctatctctctctctctatctctctctctctctctctctctctctctctctctctctctcaggttggACCCAAACCAGAGAACTGCTCCATTATGTAAACCAGCTGTTGACAGCCCTGCATCTATTCTTTCACAAGAACCAGGAAGAATTTGTCCTTTTACTAGTTATTTTccttattacattatattttttgtACTTTCTTATTTTACATTTCGTAAACTGCGGGGTAGTATAGCAAAAGGCTTCATGGCAGCTTGTATGCTGTAGTTTGAGAATTGTATGTACAGTGTTACTTTAATAGATATGCATGTTGGCCTGGCAGCGGCTTCAGAATAACCGTACTGTACTCAGGGAGAGAGGCGAACAGAGCATCTCACACTCATACCGTGAGCTCTCCATGGAAATGCTGTCAGAAAGCAACACGCACAGTCAAGAAACCCTCTTCATCACTAAATTCTCATGTAGTGTACTGTGCCTTACCGTGGGCTGATTATATAGCTTTCATACAAAGACAAGTAAACATACTGAGCTAATGCAATACAGTAAATTAGGTTCCACTTTATATCAGCTGTACCAACATTCTGTGCAATTATGCAAGTAAGTTTGATGGTATTTTAGTGCTACCTTTTGCAGTCCTGTGTTCTTCATTATGTGTACCTATAAAAGGGAACGTACATATTGGCGACAAAGAACGAGCACTGTTATCATATGAATGTCAAAAGAAAGGGCTCATCAATTTAAAATAGAGCTGAATATCAGAATCATGTAAATCTATGCAGTTCTGGTACAGTGAGACTCCAGGTTCTAAAACTATTACACAGGTGCTCTGGATGTAAAACTATTTTGTAGAGTTGCACATATAAAGTTGTACTATGTGTCTTTTGGAAATGTGCTTACAGGCCCTGACAAGACTGCAGTATGTCTTGTCTTATGCAATAATCATTACTGTATGGTTTTGAAAGACTTGAAGCAACTATAAAACTTCTAATCCAAAGAAAATCTTCTGAGCAAATGTTAGTAATTGCCAGGTTGTCGACATTTTAAACAAAACCTGATTGATTGTTTTAGTAGTTAAACTTATGAAGTTTACTTTAAGAGAAAAGATATTTCTGATGTATTATGTTACCAGAGTATCATGTTGTGTTAAAAGTACTGAGTACTAAAGAATAATTGAAGATGATGCAGGTTTGAGAGAGATTACGTTTTTTTGTTTGGCCCAGGAGGGAGAATATTTGAATATGCAAAATGACCACCGTCATTCCCTGGTTTAACAGCCTTTTTTATGGTAGCACTTGAAACGTTTGAGTTTTGTTGAAAccttatttacatttacactaaTATCTTTGTATTTGTCATTTGTCTATTTGGCTGAGTGTTGATTTGCTCTTGTCTCCTCTCTTTCAGTAGTTGTTCCAGTTCTTTTTTTGGACTGTTTTTAGGCTCCAGTATTCTGAATAATCTGTCATGTGAAGTGAAAGTTGTTGTCTGGTTTCAAATGTCCTGTCCTTTTAGGGCAGAAAGACAGGTTCTAAACCGAGAATCAAATTTGAGTCCTAGAATTGATCTTAATACATGGTGTTTACAAAGGAAATTAAGGCAGATTTGGTTTCAGACAGCTGAAACAGGAATCTGCTGCTTcagaataaatactttttaaagacTCTTTTCATCAAATATATTTACAGCATAAAAACTGAGTCTACCTACAGCTCTCCAGAAAGAGGACTGGATATTGGCAAATTAAAAATTGTATAGTATTGCTTTGCAAATCTTTGGGTTGCTTCAGGAGAATTTGGATCATTATGTATATTTTTTCTACTTACACAAAAATTGTGGTTTTGTATCGCTACTTAAATTGccattgtcattattgtaataagCCATATCTTTTGGTTTTTGAAACTTATACCTGAATTCACTTCTTTGTAGTTACAAATCTGTATGGAATAATcaaatttgattaaatataacattatgcaagaaacacttatttttaaatatcaacATTGTTTCGGAAAAGTGAATTTTCTGTTAGAATAGATTTTCATCATGaagcaaaaatatttaaacaatagtAAAATAAGATCATTGCaacaaataatctttttttttttttaaagattttattgtgTTAGCTTATTTCATGAGGgtttcgtaaaaaaaaaatttgtatgttACTTTGcttcttcaaaaaaaatttttggctTCTTTGACATGATAATTTTCTGTTTTGTGATGAATTTCAGAACTGATGTAAAACCTGAGAGCCTTATTATAAACTATGCCTTGAACTTGTTCATTTAAATCTAAAGCCTTTTCAATTGCTTTCCAGCATAATATAAACCATTTTCAAGTTTTTCTCCCATatttatcaatatttaaagggatagttcacccaaaaatgaaaattctcttatttattcaccctcatgctgttccagatgtgtatgattttctttcttcagtggaacacaaatgaagatttttagaagaatatttcagctctataggtccatacaatacaagtgaatggtgatcagaactttgtagctccaaaaatccaaGTAGACCAGAGTAAtccaaagtaatccataagactccattgtttaaattcatatcttctgaagcaatataataggtgtgggtgagaaacaaccatatttaagtccttttttactctaaatctccactttaactttcactttcaaatgtgaaagtttctcacctacacatatcatatcgcttctgaagacatggatttacccactggagacatatggattacttttatggtgcctttgtgtgcttttttgagcttaaaatttctggccaccattcacttgtcttgaatggaccaacagagctgagatatttttctaaaaatctttgtgttcagcagaagaaaggaaatcatacaccagtgtaaatgatgagattaatttttgggtgaactattctttaaaggACAGGATGGAACAAGTAAAGTGTATGTAATGCTTGCAAAGCTATTTTTTAAATGCCAAAAAGCCCATAGAAATAACATGCAATGATCATAAAATTGCATTGCAACCAAATACGCTGTCAACATACATCCTAAAGACAATGTACATGCTGCATTTGTTGTGGAAATGTGTTTTGTATGCAAATAGCTGAGACTTGAGGCATTTAAATGAGGCTGAAGAATTAGCTGTTCTGATCGTTAATGGGAATTTGTTTTACCAAAGGGAAGCATGGATGATATTTCAATGAGAAaagattaaaggggtcatgacatgccttttttagtTCCTTGagattcacttataatattattaaagttttgcacaaaaaaagtcagatatttgtaaaacatgatcacttTCCACCCTCAtgctgaccctctgtcagaaatgctcggttttggtgctgtttctcctttaagacttgacagtaaatgcccactgttctgattggctctctgcttttactgacctgctctctacttgccatctcactgctactGGGTGGGCTACTGAAGAGATAAGGTAAAgcaggcattgatgtgttgttgaggaggaggtcaga comes from the Myxocyprinus asiaticus isolate MX2 ecotype Aquarium Trade chromosome 15, UBuf_Myxa_2, whole genome shotgun sequence genome and includes:
- the LOC127452598 gene encoding lamin-A-like → METPGQKRTSRGGATNVLSPNRITRLQEKEDLSNLNDRLAVYIDKVRSLEVENAGLRLRITESETEISRELSGMKAAYEAELADARKTLDSVAKERARLQLELSKVREDYKELKARNGKKESDLESALVRLKDLEALLNSKDASISTALGEKRSLETEVRELKAQLSKLEGSLNDTKKQLQDEMLRRVDGENRIQTLKEELEFQKNIYSEEIRESKRRHESRMVEIDASRQQDLESKLSEALTELRAQHEEQLRIYKEEIEKTYNSKLENARQSAERNSHLVRSAHEELQQTRLRMEGVTSQLTQLQKQLAAREAKIRELEEALSRERDIMRRRLDEKEKEMAEMRQRMQQQLDEYQELLDIKLALDMEINAYRKLLEGEEERLRLSPSPPPVRSVTVTRSSGSGTHAHTRVVQSSSSRTPSGSAKKRRMNDNDSDASSVVGGTVTRTRVSQQASASGRVTVDEVDMEGKYVRLSNKSDQDQTLGHWQVKRQIGSGTPIIYKFPPKFILKAGQIVTIWSAGAGGTHNPPSDLVWKTQNSWGSGDLFQTTLISSSGEEMAMRKVTRTLYQDDEDDDMAAHSTCGDSEYNLRSRTVVCGSCGQPSDRNSGCVTASSGVSSASRSFSSGGGLPESFVSPSHFIMGNDKPRQVGPKPENCSIM